From a single Streptomyces sp. NBC_01264 genomic region:
- a CDS encoding glycoside hydrolase family 65 protein, producing the protein MTTAWRWEYQRYDPKAERLVESLCTLGNGRFATRGSAPESVADDIHYPGTYLAGCYNRLTSAVGGRAVSNEDMVRLPDWTALRYRCLPEGAPPGDWLTPDHPTLRHSRVSLDLRAGTLTRRMLFHDAEGRRLGVTHTRLVHMGDPNLAAQNTVFRAYGWSGRIEIESVLDGDVTNAGVDRYRALAGRHLVEHRAGVEAEGTAWLSCTTTSRVRIGLAVRTSVGPVAPVGRTCTATTATQTLVLPIKRAAPVVVVKTAALCTSLDRPSADPLRRSIDCATHAPDFPTLLASHRASWQRLWSEGELKVPGDTGKVLRLHAFHVLQTLSPHTAELDAGVPARGLHGEAYRGHVFWDELFVLPYLALHLPETARALLMYRHRRLPAALEAARRAGAKGAMFPWQSGSSGSEETQRLHLNPRSGRWLPDHSHLQHHVGSAIAWNVWRYGQATGDAGFMHGPGAELLLHTAHFWAGAATWDTGLGRYRIRGVVGPDEYHDAYPDATAPGIDDNAYTNVTAAWVLARALDVYGELPAARRAELLTQLGIGAADLRAWEDVSRRLYVPFHRDVISQFHGYGDLAELDWDGYRARYHDIRRLDRILEAEDDTPNRYQASKQADTLMLGYLFRPAELEQLFLRLGHRLDDGLWRRTVDYYLRRTCHGSTLSSLVHGWVLAREQGPDAWRYCQEALLSDITDVQGGTTGEGIHLGAMGGTLDLVERGIVGLEPHDDGLHIDPVPLSEVPGSSFSISYLGHRDIRIRFRPGRLGISVPPSPLGPVPLVLPGDRHEHIAAGQERWFRLPKGGRVSDFV; encoded by the coding sequence GTGACCACGGCCTGGCGCTGGGAGTACCAGCGCTACGACCCCAAGGCCGAGCGGCTGGTCGAGTCCCTGTGCACCCTGGGCAACGGTCGCTTCGCCACCCGCGGTTCAGCCCCCGAAAGCGTCGCCGACGACATCCACTACCCAGGCACCTACCTCGCAGGCTGCTACAACCGGCTCACCTCCGCCGTCGGCGGACGAGCGGTCTCCAACGAGGACATGGTCCGGCTGCCGGACTGGACCGCTCTGCGGTACCGCTGCCTGCCCGAGGGTGCACCGCCCGGAGACTGGCTCACGCCCGATCACCCGACCCTGCGCCACAGCCGCGTGTCGCTGGACCTGCGTGCCGGGACGCTCACCCGCCGCATGCTCTTCCACGACGCCGAAGGCCGCCGCCTGGGCGTCACCCACACTCGCCTCGTTCACATGGGCGACCCGAACCTGGCCGCGCAGAACACGGTGTTCAGAGCGTACGGCTGGAGCGGCAGGATCGAGATCGAGTCCGTACTCGACGGCGACGTCACCAACGCGGGAGTCGACCGCTACCGCGCCCTGGCCGGGCGGCACCTCGTCGAGCACCGGGCTGGGGTGGAGGCTGAGGGCACCGCCTGGCTCTCCTGCACCACCACCTCCCGGGTACGGATCGGGCTCGCAGTCCGGACATCAGTAGGTCCTGTGGCACCGGTAGGGCGGACATGCACCGCCACCACCGCCACACAGACGCTCGTCCTGCCGATCAAGCGGGCCGCCCCGGTCGTCGTCGTGAAGACCGCCGCCCTGTGCACTTCTCTCGACCGTCCCTCGGCCGATCCCCTGCGGAGGAGCATCGACTGTGCGACACACGCCCCGGACTTCCCAACCCTGCTGGCCTCCCACCGCGCATCCTGGCAACGCCTCTGGAGCGAAGGAGAGCTGAAGGTACCCGGCGACACCGGCAAGGTTCTGCGGCTGCACGCCTTTCACGTGCTCCAGACCCTCTCTCCGCACACCGCGGAGCTCGACGCCGGCGTCCCCGCCCGGGGCCTTCACGGCGAGGCGTACCGGGGTCACGTCTTCTGGGACGAGCTGTTCGTCCTGCCCTACCTCGCCCTCCACCTTCCCGAGACCGCTCGAGCCCTTTTGATGTACCGGCACCGGCGGCTCCCCGCGGCCCTGGAGGCCGCCCGCCGGGCTGGGGCGAAGGGAGCCATGTTTCCCTGGCAGAGTGGTAGTTCCGGCAGCGAGGAGACGCAGCGGCTGCACCTCAATCCGCGCTCCGGCCGCTGGCTGCCCGACCACTCGCACCTCCAGCACCATGTGGGGTCGGCCATCGCCTGGAACGTGTGGCGGTACGGTCAGGCCACCGGTGACGCCGGATTCATGCACGGCCCGGGCGCCGAACTCCTGCTGCACACAGCCCACTTCTGGGCCGGCGCAGCGACATGGGACACCGGCCTCGGCCGCTACCGGATCCGGGGCGTCGTCGGACCTGACGAATATCACGATGCCTACCCGGACGCCACCGCTCCTGGTATCGACGACAACGCTTACACCAACGTCACCGCCGCGTGGGTGCTGGCCCGCGCCCTCGACGTGTACGGGGAACTCCCGGCGGCCCGGCGCGCCGAGCTCCTCACGCAACTCGGCATCGGCGCCGCCGACCTCAGAGCCTGGGAAGACGTCTCCCGCCGCCTGTACGTGCCGTTCCATCGCGACGTGATCAGCCAGTTCCACGGCTACGGGGACCTCGCCGAGCTCGACTGGGACGGCTACCGCGCCCGCTACCACGACATCCGCCGCCTGGACCGCATCCTGGAAGCCGAAGACGACACACCCAACCGCTACCAGGCGTCCAAACAGGCCGACACCCTCATGCTCGGCTACCTATTCCGCCCCGCAGAGCTCGAACAACTCTTCCTTCGGCTCGGCCACCGCCTCGACGACGGCCTCTGGCGCAGGACGGTGGACTACTACCTGCGGCGCACCTGCCACGGCTCCACGCTCAGCAGCCTCGTCCACGGCTGGGTCCTCGCCCGGGAGCAGGGCCCGGACGCCTGGCGCTACTGCCAGGAAGCCCTGCTCAGTGACATCACCGACGTCCAGGGCGGGACCACCGGCGAAGGGATCCACCTCGGCGCCATGGGAGGCACCCTCGACCTCGTCGAACGCGGCATCGTCGGACTCGAGCCCCACGACGACGGCCTGCACATCGACCCGGTGCCCCTCTCCGAAGTCCCCGGTTCCTCGTTCTCGATCTCCTACCTTGGGCACCGGGACATCCGTATCCGGTTCCGGCCCGGCCGACTCGGCATCTCCGTCCCACCGTCACCCCTGGGCCCCGTGCCCCTGGTCCTGCCCGGCGACCGGCACGAACACATTGCCGCAGGCCAGGAGCGGTGGTTCCGGCTCCCCAAGGGCGGGCGTGTCAGCGATTTTGTGTAA
- a CDS encoding IS5 family transposase yields the protein MPALPSCLLEPLWDQFSALLPARREFAADHPLGCHRRRIADRTVFEHVVLALVHGSGYERISTPGCSDRTIRRRVKEWSELGISEKVHALALEAHDRMIGLGLGEISVDGCITKAPSGGEKAGRSPVDRGKQGLKRSVASDACGVPIGIVSAGANRHDSPLLGPTLEAAKAQVGAMPTAVNVNLDRGYDSTTSRALIAELGFTAEIARKGVPAPIQAGKRWVVERTHSWMNDYGKLRRCTEKSGSIVDFYLYLAAALVTLRMLIRRATSRYRWADRPTTRRLK from the coding sequence GTGCCCGCGCTGCCATCTTGCCTGCTCGAACCCCTCTGGGACCAGTTCTCCGCCCTCCTGCCCGCCCGGCGAGAGTTCGCTGCGGACCACCCGCTGGGCTGCCACCGCCGCCGGATCGCTGACCGGACGGTCTTCGAGCACGTCGTGCTCGCGCTGGTCCACGGCTCAGGCTACGAGCGCATCTCCACCCCCGGATGCTCCGACCGCACCATCAGACGCCGCGTCAAGGAGTGGTCTGAACTGGGGATATCCGAGAAGGTCCACGCACTGGCTCTCGAGGCGCACGACCGGATGATCGGTCTCGGGCTGGGCGAGATCTCGGTGGACGGCTGCATCACCAAGGCCCCGTCCGGCGGTGAGAAGGCGGGACGCTCCCCGGTCGACCGGGGCAAGCAAGGACTGAAACGCTCGGTCGCCTCCGACGCCTGCGGTGTCCCGATCGGAATCGTCTCCGCCGGCGCGAACCGGCACGACTCACCCCTGCTGGGCCCCACCCTGGAGGCGGCGAAGGCACAGGTCGGCGCAATGCCGACGGCGGTCAACGTCAACCTCGACCGCGGCTACGACAGCACCACGTCCCGTGCGCTTATAGCCGAGTTGGGATTCACGGCCGAGATCGCGCGTAAGGGCGTGCCAGCCCCGATCCAAGCCGGCAAGCGCTGGGTGGTCGAGCGCACGCACTCGTGGATGAACGACTACGGCAAGCTGCGGCGCTGCACAGAGAAGAGCGGCAGCATCGTGGACTTCTACCTGTACCTGGCCGCCGCCCTCGTCACGCTCCGCATGCTCATCCGTCGAGCAACGAGCCGCTACCGCTGGGCCGACCGCCCCACCACCCGACGCCTCAAGTGA